The DNA sequence GAAAGCATGGTGTTAAtcccttttgcttttcctcaggGGTGGGAAGGATCAAGAACAAGAAGCACGTTGTTACCCCTTCAGAATCACCCCATACTTGGTCCACGTGTGCACTTCTGTCCATGTGGATGCAGAGTCCTGCTGCTTGGCTTTGGCTGAGAAAATCCACTCTGGATATGAAGGCAAGTCAGGAGCTTCCAGTAGGAAAAATATCCAAGCCAATAGAAAAATGCAATGTATGAAagtctttttcctttgtttagaGCCTGTGCTTGGGTAGTCTCACCTGTGTAAGTTGTAGcttgtgtgtgcatgcatgcaAATCCAGAATatctgtgctgcctttgccaggCTCCAAAGCATTTCACTTCtacttgttatttttatttttgggagaAGTCTGTAGTACCTAAAAATATGTAATGTTTCTATGAGTTAGAAAGCAGCAAACAATTATAAAGTTTAGGAACCAGTAAATGCCCAAGTTTTCTGTCTTAGTgcatattttgtttctattaGCTCCTCGAATTCCTATGGATAAAAGAATATTCACCACCACACACACCCCTGGATGTGTTTTTCTGGACATAGATGACAGGTGAGAGATTTGAGTTTTTAAGACCTGTGAGGTATTTATGGAGAggtagaaaaaataattaagtgaTGCAGCTGGAGACCCAAGTAAAGTAGTTGTACTATGCAACTGGCAATATGTAATGAAACCAAACACTTTTGTGTTAGTCCACTCATGGAAAGCATTTCACACTCCACAGATGTAATCTCTTTTGTTAGTTTAAAACACATGTTAAACAGAACTGCAGTCACTTTTCCTTATCCAGGGCAACAGGGAGCTGTGGTAGCATCAACAGTGGAAAATGAGCATAATTACTGATAATGTGCCTATGACCCATTGTCTtcaagatacattttttttccccattgcaTGTAAACAAAACTGCCTGCAAATGTGAATATCTGTTAAATCTCCAGGCACAGAAATGTTTGTCATTGGTATTTATGTGTCAGTATTACAGTGCAGGATTATGAGATGGGTTGGGAAATGTTCTGTTGCTTTAGTTAGTTTCACTGTGGATTGTGCATGGGCACTTCACTGACCAGCAAAGGGTTAAGGATGGGAATAGTCAAAATGTTATTATAACCTGTGATAATGTCTGGGTTTCAGAGCAGTGCCTTTGTTGGGTTACTTACCTCAGGATTTAATTGGAACATCCATACTGATGTATTTGCACCCGGAAGATCGTCCTTTGATGATCACTATCCACCGGAAAAGTAAGAGCTGCTTTTAGAGGAATTTCTGTTGGATTTATGATTCTTTATCATTCCTTTATCATGTTGCTTGACATGTGACTGATCTGCAATCTTGATAAAAATTAACTAATTAACTCATGCAGTCAGTTTGAGATCAAAGTGAGTTCAATCCCAAAGTTCTAAGAACCCCAGTCATGTTTGTGCTTGCACTACTGCCACAATGTAAGCTAAACCTTCTTTCTTGATTATGTTTTTCTTCCAGTACTGAAATTTGCTGGCCAGCCCCCTTTTGAGCATTTACCTATTAGATTTTGTACTCAAAATGGGGATTATGTCATACTGGACACCAGCTGGTCCAGTTTTGTGAATCCTTGGAGCAGGAAAGTTGTGTTCATCATTGGCCGCCACAAAGTCCGCACGTAAGTCAGTTGTGGAATTGATCAAGTAAAGAGCTTTTCATTGATTAccctgcaaaataaaacagtctAAGTACTGAACTAGGGACATAATTTGCTCTTGCTGATGTGACAACAGCCTAGCATCTGTCTTCACACCATTCCTTCAGAACAGCATTAGTCTTGTTTATTAAGTGTGAAAATAAGTGAATTACTTTGAAGTCAAAGGCAAAGCTACCTACTTATTTTAGCAGGTTTTTGCATGTAGTTGATGTCCAAATTAAAGTGCCAGTTTTAGATGAGTCAAAGCTAAAAAGCAGCATAAAATTAATCACTTTAACAAATAATTATCGAAAATTAATTCATGCTCGCCAGAAAAACCCAATAATTGGCCGCCTTTTGGCATATTTACTTGATacagcatttaaatatttaccaaggcaacatctttttaaaatgcatttagtATTGAACATACAAGttattttttctgatgtttctcCTAAGTTTTcaagaaatttgaaaatatgaTTGTCTGCCTTCTTACCTGATTTCTCTTAGAGAAAATGGCTTTTGTGAATGGCCTTCTGACTTTGCAAAGTGATCTTTTATACAAGATTTTACAGGGTATGAGTTTGCCTTCTGAGTGAAGGAGACAGAGGGGTGATGTCAGCTTTAACtggtgtttctgctgctgtattGACTTCCTTGGAGcttccctgctcagagcagctctggggacagatGACATTCCTCTGTGTTGAGTCAGCAGAACAgtcaaaataatcaaaaatcaATTAAGAATCTGTTCTAAGTGTTTGTAGCTATCTTTTCTTCATCAAATGAAAATGAACAGTGAAATGCTGTTGGCTCTCTCCAGAAGCCCTCTGAATGAAGATGTCTTCGCCCCAAGAAGTAAAGAAACCAGCAGCGTGGAGAAAGAGATAAGAGAATTACAAGGACAAATTTACAAACTGCTTCTGCAGGTAAAGAAGGCAAAAGAATTTCAGAACACAGGCTGGCCTTTTAAGTGAAGGCTATAGAAACTTGAGTCTGATTAGTGGGCTGTTTTGAGGATGGTCTTTTAAGAGGTCTGAAAGGAAATTTCTACATAAATACAGGCCCACctcattacaaaaaaaaaatcagtttgacTTTTCTGCCAAGTCTTTATGTTGAAAGGTAAATCTGCATCTTGAAACAGTTTGAAGCATGGTAGAGAATTCTTCATAAGCAAGTGGTAGAGCCCAGACAGAATACTGACTTTTCACTTGATTGTCTTTGTTTATTTGAAGTTCTGTGTTGCAAAGTATGTTGTTTCCTTCACTTTGTTCTCTCAGAggatgatttttaattttttttttcctctcatacAGCCAGTTCACAGCAATGTTTCCAGTGGTTATGGAAGCCTTGGAAGCAGTGGTTCTTATGAGCACTACATCAGCATAGCATCTTCAAGTGACTCCAATGGGAACTGTGCAGAGGAAACACAGGAACCAGTAAGTCTAAATGTGTCACTGCCTGCAGAATAGTGAAACTACAcctgtaaaaattaaaatgtttactCTGTACATGTAAAGTTCCCATAATGAATTTTACTGACATGGGAAGAATAAAGCCATGTTCAGGCTAAATTGGTTAATTACAGAGTGCTGGCTTTTGGGTTTTGCTCCTAATTTTGCTCACTGGTGTGGAAGAGAGTGGAAGTAGTGCTGTCCTAAAACAAGCATTGCAAATACCTTATTTCCTTGTGAGGCTCCTGATGAATAAGTCATCAGCTTATTCTCACGTTCAGTGCTTGGCATGGGTATTAAAACATTCAAATGCTGTAGCTGTTTGAGCTTTATCATAGTTAATTTGCTTAAATTAACCATGATAATTGGATTAATTAAGCTTACAAATACCAATAGATACCAGGCTTAGGTTGATAGTCTGCTCCCTTTCAATTTGAAGAATACAAGTACCCAAGTCAGCTCCTGTGGCCTCTTTGTGCTCATTTTATTCTGACtttgcattttttgtgtgtctCAAGATGACATTGCAACAAGTTTGTGCAGATGTCAACAGAATAAAGaacctggggcagcagctgtaCATTGCATCGAGGAGCAAGCCACAGAATGCAAATGAACAGGCTGTGAGCTCAGAAGTTTTGGGAGGTAAGTTAATGTAGTTATGATCCTTAAGGTAACATGAACTCCTGTAGATCTGTAGCCATGAGTTTGGCTACCTGGTGTTACGCTGGAGAACTTTAGATAGCCTTTTTTAGCATGGCTTAGACatgaggtttgttttgtttaaaacccAGACATAAgctccccaccctccccccaACACATCTCTAAAAATAACCTCAGCAGATGCAATAACTTTTTAACTCCTCCTTGAAATGTGGAGGAACATATCTGTCTCTTTCTAGGTTAACAAACTTCTTTTTTATACTTTAATATTTTCTAGTGAAAATGCACATGTGCTTGTAGCAGGTAGTGTAGAAGCTCCCCTTGGTTACTCACATGTGAGCTCCTAGAAACGATCATGGGCTGGACAATATGGCCCTACTTCCCACTGAAGCAGGGATTTAGTTACTGAGTTCTTAATGTTATATTAATGCACATAATTTGCAGTTTGTATGTAGCACAAATGTATGGAGAAACTGGATGTTCCCTCAAATATCAAAGGAATCTGTATTAAAGCATTCTGCTCTGTGATACTCTCTAGTAAAGTTAACTGCTGGTGTTGTCCTAGAGGAATGTACTGTCAATATTAGTAGGACTCTGGCCAGTGTATTCATAGTATACAAAATTTTGAATTACTGTTAAATAATGGGTTGGATTCTGTGATGTATAAATTGAAAGAAGAGTAATGTTAATTGTGGCTTTATTTGCAACTTAAATGCAGGGGGTTTTATATGctgttttccttgtgtttgcttttttgaaTGGCTGTTTAAGGTGGGGAGGGGATTGGCTTTTTTCAGGCAtctttctccctcttcttcctGTGCCTCAAAACATATAAATAGAgataaaaatgcagaataacTTCATAATGGGAGCTATGCTGTCACCAATAGttacctgtgtgtgtgtgtgtatatatatatatatatatataaaaataaatatatttatatttatatatctgtGTGAGGGTAGTGTTTAGATGCCCTTGAGAGGAATATTTAAAGGCTCTCTCTGTTCCAGGGAAGAGGCACCCTGcttcctgttttcttcagaCACTGAGAGGGGATGGCACAGAACCAGGCAATGCATTTTATGATGATCCAAAGAAGACTCCACACGTTCCTTCCTATCAGCAGATCAATTGTGTTGATAGTATCATCAGGTATGAAACTATGAAAAATTTTAGTGATACAAGTTTAAGATTAATTGGTAGAAAGTAAATATCCAAGCAGTTTGCATTGGCCTTAAACTGGCATCTGAGTTGTGAGATAAATTTGGGATTGTTTGTAAAGTTTTCTGCCTCTCTGAGCATTGGGATGGATTGCCCAATCTGAATTACACAGTAATGAAAAGTTTAGGACCTAAGATTCTGTTTGTAACTATTTGTTGACATCTGTCATTGATGCAATATGAATTTAAGTGAATTTTGATGATCCTAATATGTCTGTGTCTTCTCATTACACACTGTGAGAACATCCATATAAAACAGAAAGTTGATATAATTTATGAAATGTCAGTATTTCTTAACCCAGTGGATAATAtaatcttctttcttttttcttttttttcccccttcaaaGAGTgatagattttatttaaaatactccTTGGAAAGCAGATACGTGTCCAGAACTTCCTGCAGTGAATTTAAAATACTAGTTAACCTCTGGATCTCCAGTTTGGATTGTTCAAATGTTTGTCTCTCCAAATGGAGAAAAACACCCCCCAAAGTAGAGAGAGCTTCCTGTGATATGCTTTCATTTCAGATATCTAGAGAGCTGCAGTATTCCAGCAttgaaaaggaaatgtaaatCTTCTGCAAATACATCATCGTCATCTTCAGAAGATGACAAACAAGTCCAGCAAAGTCAGCAGGAAGTCAGGGCATTGGAAGGTAACACAAAGTGTACTGACCATCATATTAGAACCACAAAAACTGattggaatttttttatatGTCACTTTTGTGTGTTCCAGAGTTTGTCCACTTTTCAAACTGTTGTGTTGTTAACAGTATTTTAGTGAATATTTAGTAAATATTTGCCTAAATTGCCTAGATCTCCCAGTTAAACATAAGCTAAAATGTTAAGTCTTTGAATGCATCAAAAGAACtcttgtttgttgttgttgttaaatGAACCTTCTGTTGCTCACTCAGTTTATGCCACATTTAGTATGTGCTGACATTGCACTGGCATGTAAATACTTCTTTTAGTATATAAAACTGTCTTATTTAATAGTTTGCATAGTTACTGGTTATTTCTGAACCAGTGAGACTTGATGAATTGGGAGCACAGTGCTTGGAATGGAATTCCATGTAGAAACTTTGTCATTTGCCAATAGATACTGCTATGCTGTCAGCAGTTGAGTCCCACACGCCAATATCTGCTGGTCTGGAAGAGACGCTGAAAGACCAGACAACTTCAGGCATGGTGGGAGCTCCTCTGGCAGACCTGACCCTGTCCAACAAGGCTCCAAGTGTCATATCTGTCACCAGCCAGTGCAGCTACAGCAGCACTATAGTGCATGTCCCACACCCTGAATCAGGTACTGTTCACACTCACAAAACACTGACTGATATTTCAATTTACACAATGTTTCCAGCCTCAAGTACACGGTGAGAAAGTTTTGTTCATTTAAGATACATCCTCAATGAATGTGAATTGTGAAATATTCAAGTACTTCTCAGGGTGCTGTGAAGAAAAACTCGAGCCTGGAGGTTTTTAGGGTGTTTTAGTAAAATAGTTTTAACAGACTACATTGTTTCCTTTCCCCTTGAACTTCATTGTCTATGCCTCAAACACAACAATGTGCTTTTGGCCATTGAGgataaatattcaaataaaaattactgtggGGCCAATGTCACTTCATTTTAATGCAGAAAgacgcaaaaaaaaaaaaaagtatgtagCTGCTATTTTACtaagaaaatatgaagaaagaCATGCCTCCAACTTCAAAGTGAATTTGAAGTTTTCCAGACCATGCAAAGGAATTTGCTCAGTTGATGTTAGTTTAACTATATTTGAGTTGAAAGGATATTTTGTCCCCATGCCTTTGCTCAGTAGCTCAGATGAGATTTTCTGTTTAACACTCTGGGTTTTGTGGTAGTTGACACCagaagggcagagcagagagtgatttgttttcttcccccttCAAAGAAGTGACTACAATGGAGGATGCTGCTGTTGGAAGTGAACAAATTGAGCTGCCTCCTGTGAATGCTCAGAGTCTTACAGTGCTGCCTGAGGACTTAAAGCCAGTTGGGCTAACAAAAGAGACATTGTCAGCCCACACTCAAAAGGAGGAGCAGAACTACGTTGACAAGTTCAGACAGAGGGTCTTGCTCTCTCCGTTTAGGACTTACCTTCAACAAGGAAGTGGAAGTAACAACAGACATTCCTATGGCCAAGGTAGGCAGCAGCTTTGAGAAATAAAGAATTGTTAGGTGATTTAAAAGACCAACCTGACCATGAAGTCTGGTTCTCCTTTGTATAATTCAGTCAGTGTCTTATTGTGGCTGCTTACAGAATGCTTCCTTTGGATTGCCAAGATTTGATAGCAGCATTGCCCATGCAGAAAGTCTGCTCAGTCTTGGGTCTTGCTATCTTAGACTTTTCACAAAGCAGATAGTTACTGCAATAAAGCCTGCAAATCCCAGGTAGTTTGTTGCCTGCTCTTGAAAGAATGTAAAAGATCTGATTGGGATAAGCCAAAGTGATCAATAAGAAAATTGAtgacatgaagaaaaatactgtagATATGTCAGCAAATCCATCACTGGTTTCTGGAAGAATTATCCAGAGGAAAGTCAGCTCTCTGGCTAAGCCATACTCATTTATctggctgttttcctttttttttctcttttttcctggttctctcATTTCAGTGaatatgtgtatttttcttctcaggtGATTCCCCTTCAAAGCAGATGAGCCCAGCTAactgtaaaaaaggaaaacatggaaaattcaAGCGCCAGAAACCTCAGAGACAGTGCTCAGATAGCCACTCTTCtagtaaaaatagaaatagtcTTCCATGTGAGAAGAGAACAAATCAGAAACAGTTGTTCTCTCCCTCAGAAGTGTCCTATCTGAGCTCCTCCAGTCTGAATGTCCATCCTCCTGTGGGATTTCCTGCCTATTTGAATCCAGTGTCTACTTTTCCAGCCTCTTCTGGAGGAGAGCAGCTTGCCCTTCGCTCATCACAACCCCAGTCCATGTCCTcatcacagctgtgctgtggacCACAGTCATACCCAGTCTTTTATCCCCCAAACATAGGCACATTTATGGCTGTATTTTTTCAGGGTTTCCCCATGTGTGCTCAGATGCCTCAACATGTGTTTCTCCCTGGCCCTCAGTGTGTTTATCCCCCCTCTTCATATCCATGCA is a window from the Molothrus ater isolate BHLD 08-10-18 breed brown headed cowbird chromosome 23, BPBGC_Mater_1.1, whole genome shotgun sequence genome containing:
- the PER3 gene encoding period circadian protein homolog 3 isoform X4 translates to MDASERRGGSAEHGAARAWAGAGREAAAAPGGAAGARCAACAGSGPGGTELHSPESGSKKANSEQLNWSQSHRDMMMMIQEMKRCLPEEKRSSNKPSTISALNYALQCVQQVQANNDFFQALNDRRVFQADVVTYSIEELVAVASEHTPKNTDTFVAVFSLLSGRIVHISEQAASILNCKKKVLDSCRFVELLVPQDVSVFYTHTDQSHLPLWNMESQTASPYEYAQVKSFFCRIRGGKDQEQEARCYPFRITPYLVHVCTSVHVDAESCCLALAEKIHSGYEAPRIPMDKRIFTTTHTPGCVFLDIDDRAVPLLGYLPQDLIGTSILMYLHPEDRPLMITIHRKILKFAGQPPFEHLPIRFCTQNGDYVILDTSWSSFVNPWSRKVVFIIGRHKVRTSPLNEDVFAPRSKETSSVEKEIRELQGQIYKLLLQPVHSNVSSGYGSLGSSGSYEHYISIASSSDSNGNCAEETQEPMTLQQVCADVNRIKNLGQQLYIASRSKPQNANEQAVSSEVLGGKRHPASCFLQTLRGDGTEPGNAFYDDPKKTPHVPSYQQINCVDSIIRYLESCSIPALKRKCKSSANTSSSSSEDDKQVQQSQQEVRALEEVTTMEDAAVGSEQIELPPVNAQSLTVLPEDLKPVGLTKETLSAHTQKEEQNYVDKFRQRVLLSPFRTYLQQGSGSNNRHSYGQGDSPSKQMSPANCKKGKHGKFKRQKPQRQCSDSHSSSKNRNSLPCEKRTNQKQLFSPSEVSYLSSSSLNVHPPVGFPAYLNPVSTFPASSGGEQLALRSSQPQSMSSSQLCCGPQSYPVFYPPNIGTFMAVFFQGFPMCAQMPQHVFLPGPQCVYPPSSYPCTTLPPAPPPCAPSPVAPCSVDQPFPASPHSSVEDQQEGQCDQALLLSSSRSSSPLQLNLLQEELPKPMELSISADVKPHAENKHDNDPEDNGKTAALEFPDCSLYKDSQLGSGSAASGSGSALSGSLGSSFNETSGHGTAGSGKSSKYFASNYSSGASKEEENQEAEEKGTAYKSKRESAWVKMDHTPERFLMNYQMPNRIKEEVLKQDLEKLAVMQKQQPWFTDGQKKELAEVHSWIRTQTVPLQISTQGCVTCDSREGSCEAAVADDSMENKGEPPPDLPH
- the PER3 gene encoding period circadian protein homolog 3 isoform X1, which gives rise to MDASERRGGSAEHGAARAWAGAGREAAAAPGGAAGARCAACAGSGPGGTELHSPESGSKKANSEQLNWSQSHRDMMMMIQEMKRCLPEEKRSSNKPSTISALNYALQCVQQVQANNDFFQALNDRRVFQADVVTYSIEELVAVASEHTPKNTDTFVAVFSLLSGRIVHISEQAASILNCKKKVLDSCRFVELLVPQDVSVFYTHTDQSHLPLWNMESQTASPYEYAQVKSFFCRIRGGKDQEQEARCYPFRITPYLVHVCTSVHVDAESCCLALAEKIHSGYEAPRIPMDKRIFTTTHTPGCVFLDIDDRAVPLLGYLPQDLIGTSILMYLHPEDRPLMITIHRKILKFAGQPPFEHLPIRFCTQNGDYVILDTSWSSFVNPWSRKVVFIIGRHKVRTSPLNEDVFAPRSKETSSVEKEIRELQGQIYKLLLQPVHSNVSSGYGSLGSSGSYEHYISIASSSDSNGNCAEETQEPMTLQQVCADVNRIKNLGQQLYIASRSKPQNANEQAVSSEVLGGKRHPASCFLQTLRGDGTEPGNAFYDDPKKTPHVPSYQQINCVDSIIRYLESCSIPALKRKCKSSANTSSSSSEDDKQVQQSQQEVRALEDTAMLSAVESHTPISAGLEETLKDQTTSGMVGAPLADLTLSNKAPSVISVTSQCSYSSTIVHVPHPESEVTTMEDAAVGSEQIELPPVNAQSLTVLPEDLKPVGLTKETLSAHTQKEEQNYVDKFRQRVLLSPFRTYLQQGSGSNNRHSYGQGDSPSKQMSPANCKKGKHGKFKRQKPQRQCSDSHSSSKNRNSLPCEKRTNQKQLFSPSEVSYLSSSSLNVHPPVGFPAYLNPVSTFPASSGGEQLALRSSQPQSMSSSQLCCGPQSYPVFYPPNIGTFMAVFFQGFPMCAQMPQHVFLPGPQCVYPPSSYPCTTLPPAPPPCAPSPVAPCSVDQPFPASPHSSVEDQQEGQCDQALLLSSSRSSSPLQLNLLQEELPKPMELSISADVKPHAENKHDNDPEDNGKTAALEFPDCSLYKDSQLGSGSAASGSGSALSGSLGSSFNETSGHGTAGSGKSSKYFASNYSSGASKEEENQEAEEKGTAYKSKRESAWVKMDHTPERFLMNYQMPNRIKEEVLKQDLEKLAVMQKQQPWFTDGQKKELAEVHSWIRTQTVPLQISTQGCVTCDSREGSCEAAVADDSMENKGEPPPDLPH
- the PER3 gene encoding period circadian protein homolog 3 isoform X3, which encodes MDASERRGGSAEHGAARAWAGAGREAAAAPGGAAGARCAACAGSGPGGTELHSPESGSKKANSEQLNWSQSHRDMMMMIQEMKRCLPEEKRSSNKPSTISALNYALQCVQQVQANNDFFQALNDRRVFQADVVTYSIEELVAVASEHTPKNTDTFVAVFSLLSGRIVHISEQAASILNCKKKVLDSCRFVELLVPQDVSVFYTHTDQSHLPLWNMESQTASPYEYAQVKSFFCRIRGGKDQEQEARCYPFRITPYLVHVCTSVHVDAESCCLALAEKIHSGYEAPRIPMDKRIFTTTHTPGCVFLDIDDRAVPLLGYLPQDLIGTSILMYLHPEDRPLMITIHRKILKFAGQPPFEHLPIRFCTQNGDYVILDTSWSSFVNPWSRKVVFIIGRHKVRTSPLNEDVFAPRSKETSSVEKEIRELQGQIYKLLLQPVHSNVSSGYGSLGSSGSYEHYISIASSSDSNGNCAEETQEPMTLQQVCADVNRIKNLGQQLYIASRSKPQNANEQAVSSEVLGGKRHPASCFLQTLRGDGTEPGNAFYDDPKKTPHVPSYQQINCVDSIIRYLESCSIPALKRKCKSSANTSSSSSEDDKQVQQSQQEVRALEDTAMLSAVESHTPISAGLEETLKDQTTSGMVGAPLADLTLSNKAPSVISVTSQCSYSSTIVHVPHPESVTTMEDAAVGSEQIELPPVNAQSLTVLPEDLKPVGLTKETLSAHTQKEEQNYVDKFRQRVLLSPFRTYLQQGSGSNNRHSYGQGDSPSKQMSPANCKKGKHGKFKRQKPQRQCSDSHSSSKNRNSLPCEKRTNQKQLFSPSEVSYLSSSSLNVHPPVGFPAYLNPVSTFPASSGGEQLALRSSQPQSMSSSQLCCGPQSYPVFYPPNIGTFMAVFFQGFPMCAQMPQHVFLPGPQCVYPPSSYPCTTLPPAPPPCAPSPVAPCSVDQPFPASPHSSVEDQQEGQCDQALLLSSSRSSSPLQLNLLQEELPKPMELSISADVKPHAENKHDNDPEDNGKTAALEFPDCSLYKDSQLGSGSAASGSGSALSGSLGSSFNETSGHGTAGSGKSSKYFASNYSSGASKEEENQEAEEKGTAYKSKRESAWVKMDHTPERFLMNYQMPNRIKEEVLKQDLEKLAVMQKQQPWFTDGQKKELAEVHSWIRTQTVPLQISTQGCVTCDSREGSCEAAVADDSMENKGEPPPDLPH
- the PER3 gene encoding period circadian protein homolog 3 isoform X5, which produces MDASERRGGSAEHGAARAWAGAGREAAAAPGGAAGARCAACAGSGPGGTELHSPESGSKKANSEQLNWSQSHRDMMMMIQEMKRCLPEEKRSSNKPSTISALNYALQCVQQVQANNDFFQALNDRRVFQADVVTYSIEELVAVASEHTPKNTDTFVAVFSLLSGRIVHISEQAASILNCKKKVLDSCRFVELLVPQDVSVFYTHTDQSHLPLWNMESQTASPYEYAQVKSFFCRIRGGKDQEQEARCYPFRITPYLVHVCTSVHVDAESCCLALAEKIHSGYEAPRIPMDKRIFTTTHTPGCVFLDIDDRAVPLLGYLPQDLIGTSILMYLHPEDRPLMITIHRKILKFAGQPPFEHLPIRFCTQNGDYVILDTSWSSFVNPWSRKVVFIIGRHKVRTSPLNEDVFAPRSKETSSVEKEIRELQGQIYKLLLQPVHSNVSSGYGSLGSSGSYEHYISIASSSDSNGNCAEETQEPMTLQQVCADVNRIKNLGQQLYIASRSKPQNANEQAVSSEVLGGKRHPASCFLQTLRGDGTEPGNAFYDDPKKTPHVPSYQQINCVDSIIRYLESCSIPALKRKCKSSANTSSSSSEDDKQVQQSQQEVRALEVTTMEDAAVGSEQIELPPVNAQSLTVLPEDLKPVGLTKETLSAHTQKEEQNYVDKFRQRVLLSPFRTYLQQGSGSNNRHSYGQGDSPSKQMSPANCKKGKHGKFKRQKPQRQCSDSHSSSKNRNSLPCEKRTNQKQLFSPSEVSYLSSSSLNVHPPVGFPAYLNPVSTFPASSGGEQLALRSSQPQSMSSSQLCCGPQSYPVFYPPNIGTFMAVFFQGFPMCAQMPQHVFLPGPQCVYPPSSYPCTTLPPAPPPCAPSPVAPCSVDQPFPASPHSSVEDQQEGQCDQALLLSSSRSSSPLQLNLLQEELPKPMELSISADVKPHAENKHDNDPEDNGKTAALEFPDCSLYKDSQLGSGSAASGSGSALSGSLGSSFNETSGHGTAGSGKSSKYFASNYSSGASKEEENQEAEEKGTAYKSKRESAWVKMDHTPERFLMNYQMPNRIKEEVLKQDLEKLAVMQKQQPWFTDGQKKELAEVHSWIRTQTVPLQISTQGCVTCDSREGSCEAAVADDSMENKGEPPPDLPH
- the PER3 gene encoding period circadian protein homolog 3 isoform X6, whose product is MDASERRGGSAEHGAARAWAGAGREAAAAPGGAAGARCAACAGSGPGGTELHSPESGSKKANSEQLNWSQSHRDMMMMIQEMKRCLPEEKRSSNKPSTISALNYALQCVQQVQANNDFFQALNDRRVFQADVVTYSIEELVAVASEHTPKNTDTFVAVFSLLSGRIVHISEQAASILNCKKKVLDSCRFVELLVPQDVSVFYTHTDQSHLPLWNMESQTASPYEYAQVKSFFCRIRGGKDQEQEARCYPFRITPYLVHVCTSVHVDAESCCLALAEKIHSGYEAPRIPMDKRIFTTTHTPGCVFLDIDDRAVPLLGYLPQDLIGTSILMYLHPEDRPLMITIHRKILKFAGQPPFEHLPIRFCTQNGDYVILDTSWSSFVNPWSRKVVFIIGRHKVRTSPLNEDVFAPRSKETSSVEKEIRELQGQIYKLLLQPVHSNVSSGYGSLGSSGSYEHYISIASSSDSNGNCAEETQEPMTLQQVCADVNRIKNLGQQLYIASRSKPQNANEQAVSSEVLGGKRHPASCFLQTLRGDGTEPGNAFYDDPKKTPHVPSYQQINCVDSIIRYLESCSIPALKRKCKSSANTSSSSSEDDKQVQQSQQEVRALEDTAMLSAVESHTPISAGLEETLKDQTTSGMVGAPLADLTLSNKAPSVISVTSQCSYSSTIVHVPHPESEVTTMEDAAVGSEQIELPPVNAQSLTVLPEDLKPVGLTKETLSAHTQKEEQNYVDKFRQRVLLSPFRTYLQQGSGSNNRHSYGQGDSPSKQMSPANCKKGKHGKFKRQKPQRQCSDSHSSSKNRNSLPCEKRTNQKQLFSPSEVSYLSSSSLNVHPPVGFPAYLNPVSTFPASSGGEQLALRSSQPQSMSSSQLCCGPQSYPVFYPPNIGTFMAVFFQGFPMCAQMPQHVFLPGPQCVYPPSSYPCTTLPPAPPPCAPSPVAPCSVDQPFPASPHSSVEDQQEGQCDQALLLSSSRSSSPLQLNLLQEELPKPMELSISADVKPHAENKHGCS
- the PER3 gene encoding period circadian protein homolog 3 isoform X2, coding for MDASERRGGSAEHGAARAWAGAGREAAAAPGGAAGARCAACAGSGPGGTELHSPESGSKKANSEQLNWSQSHRDMMMMIQEMKRCLPEEKRSSNKPSTISALNYALQCVQQVQANNDFFQALNDRRVFQADVVTYSIEELVAVASEHTPKNTDTFVAVFSLLSGRIVHISEQAASILNCKKKVLDSCRFVELLVPQDVSVFYTHTDQSHLPLWNMESQTASPYEYAQVKSFFCRIRGGKDQEQEARCYPFRITPYLVHVCTSVHVDAESCCLALAEKIHSGYEAPRIPMDKRIFTTTHTPGCVFLDIDDRAVPLLGYLPQDLIGTSILMYLHPEDRPLMITIHRKILKFAGQPPFEHLPIRFCTQNGDYVILDTSWSSFVNPWSRKVVFIIGRHKVRTSPLNEDVFAPRSKETSSVEKEIRELQGQIYKLLLQPVHSNVSSGYGSLGSSGSYEHYISIASSSDSNGNCAEETQEPMTLQQVCADVNRIKNLGQQLYIASRSKPQNANEQAVSSEVLGGKRHPASCFLQTLRGDGTEPGNAFYDDPKKTPHVPSYQQINCVDSIIRYLESCSIPALKRKCKSSANTSSSSSEDDKQVQQSQQEVRALEDTAMLSAVESHTPISAGLEETLKDQTTSGMVGAPLADLTLSNKAPSVISVTSQCSYSSTIVHVPHPESEVTTMEDAAVGSEQIELPPVNAQSLTVLPEDLKPVGLTKETLSAHTQKEEQNYVDKFRQRVLLSPFRTYLQQGSGSNNRHSYGQGDSPSKQMSPANCKKGKHGKFKRQKPQRQCSDSHSSSKNRNSLPCEKRTNQKQLFSPSEVSYLSSSSLNVHPPVGFPAYLNPVSTFPASSGGEQLALRSSQPQSMSSSQLCCGPQSYPVFYPPNIGTFMAVFFQGFPMCAQMPQHVFLPGPQCVYPPSSYPCTTLPPAPPPCAPSPVAPCSVDQPFPASPHSSVEDQQEGQCDQALLLSSSRSSSPLQLNLLQEELPKPMELSISADVKPHAENKHDNDPEDNGKTAALEFPDCSLYKDSQLGSGSAASGSGSALSGSLGSSFNETSGHGTGSGKSSKYFASNYSSGASKEEENQEAEEKGTAYKSKRESAWVKMDHTPERFLMNYQMPNRIKEEVLKQDLEKLAVMQKQQPWFTDGQKKELAEVHSWIRTQTVPLQISTQGCVTCDSREGSCEAAVADDSMENKGEPPPDLPH